In Rheinheimera sp. MM224, one DNA window encodes the following:
- a CDS encoding peptidase domain-containing ABC transporter, which yields MQIIYQSEAAECGLACLAMVAGAYGYKTDMASLRQRYPLSLKGATLQHLMQLADQLGLAGRALRLEPDELSQLKLPCILHWQMSHFVVLVKVKGQKVQILDPAFGRRDLSSADIDQCFTGIALELNPTSEFRKEDQRQKLSLWQFWSSASGLWPALLRILLMSLVLQFFLLVAPYYMQLVVDEVLVSRDLDLLHVLAMGFGLLLLLQILTNVLRSWLVLHLGSVLNLQLATNLFRHLLHLPLSFFEKRHMGDIVSRFSSLQQLRELLTNSLIEALIDGLMACTVLVLLFIYHPVLACVVLIAVLLYALVRFVFYAQLKQCTEQSIVAQAKEQSGFMESVRAIQCLQLFSKQSQRLSLWQNQYSTAVDQHFRLGRWQLSLQAVHQLLFGIEHIVVIYLAALAVIDNAFSVGMLFAFASYKAQFTQRAAAFIDHWVEFRMLELHLQRLADIALTETEKSGESQPYMQLQGHIELRDLNFRQAEQDPWLFHQLNFQLSPGESVAIVGPSGIGKTSLLKIILGLAHAQQGKVLVDGMELTSFGLQHYRSQVAAVMQNDQLLSGSVLDNISFFSPKPDLQHLMHCAELAAIHQDIVAMPMGYNTLIGDMGSALSGGQKQRLLIARALYHKPRVLLLDEATSHLDLVLEARVNQAIRQLQVARIIVAHRPDTILSADRILLLQQGQLTDITGEFHQLHRSSTSLHHVQTP from the coding sequence ATGCAAATTATCTATCAATCTGAAGCGGCTGAATGTGGGCTGGCTTGTCTTGCTATGGTGGCCGGTGCTTACGGTTATAAAACCGATATGGCCAGTTTGCGCCAGCGTTATCCACTATCACTTAAAGGTGCAACTTTGCAGCATCTGATGCAGTTGGCCGATCAGCTGGGTTTGGCTGGCCGGGCTTTACGGCTGGAACCTGATGAACTGTCCCAACTTAAGCTTCCTTGTATTTTGCATTGGCAGATGAGCCACTTTGTGGTCTTGGTGAAAGTCAAAGGCCAAAAAGTTCAAATACTGGATCCTGCTTTTGGCAGGCGGGATTTAAGTTCTGCAGATATCGATCAGTGTTTCACAGGTATTGCGCTTGAATTGAATCCAACCTCTGAGTTTAGAAAAGAAGATCAACGCCAAAAGTTAAGTTTGTGGCAGTTTTGGTCCAGTGCTTCAGGTTTATGGCCTGCGTTGCTGCGGATCTTATTGATGTCGCTGGTGCTGCAATTTTTTCTGTTGGTTGCACCTTATTACATGCAGCTTGTTGTAGATGAAGTGCTGGTAAGCAGAGATCTGGATTTATTGCATGTTCTGGCAATGGGTTTTGGATTATTACTGCTGTTGCAAATACTGACCAATGTGCTGCGCAGCTGGCTGGTGTTGCATTTAGGGTCGGTTCTGAACCTGCAATTGGCGACGAATCTGTTCCGGCATTTGTTACATTTGCCGCTGAGTTTTTTTGAAAAGCGTCATATGGGCGATATTGTGTCGCGTTTTAGCTCCTTACAACAGCTACGTGAATTACTGACCAATAGTTTGATAGAAGCTCTTATTGATGGGCTTATGGCTTGCACAGTGCTGGTGCTGCTTTTTATCTACCACCCTGTGCTAGCCTGCGTCGTACTGATTGCTGTGTTGCTTTATGCACTGGTGAGGTTTGTGTTTTACGCACAGCTAAAACAATGCACTGAACAAAGCATAGTGGCTCAGGCTAAAGAACAATCTGGTTTTATGGAGAGTGTCCGAGCCATTCAATGTTTGCAGTTGTTTTCAAAACAAAGCCAAAGGCTAAGTCTGTGGCAAAATCAATACTCAACCGCTGTAGACCAGCATTTCAGGTTAGGACGCTGGCAGTTATCGTTGCAGGCTGTGCATCAATTGCTGTTTGGTATCGAACATATAGTGGTGATTTATCTGGCCGCCTTGGCTGTGATCGACAATGCTTTTAGTGTGGGAATGTTATTTGCCTTTGCCAGTTATAAAGCTCAGTTCACGCAAAGAGCCGCGGCTTTTATTGACCACTGGGTTGAATTCCGGATGCTTGAATTGCACTTGCAACGTCTGGCAGACATAGCGCTCACGGAGACTGAAAAATCGGGGGAGAGTCAGCCCTATATGCAATTGCAGGGGCATATTGAATTACGCGATCTGAACTTTCGTCAGGCCGAACAGGATCCATGGTTGTTCCATCAGCTGAATTTTCAACTGTCACCTGGCGAAAGTGTCGCTATCGTAGGGCCGTCTGGCATAGGTAAAACCAGTTTATTAAAAATCATTCTGGGATTGGCCCATGCACAGCAAGGTAAAGTATTGGTGGATGGTATGGAGCTAACCAGTTTTGGCTTGCAACATTACCGTAGTCAGGTCGCCGCAGTGATGCAGAATGATCAATTGTTGTCAGGTTCAGTACTGGACAACATCAGCTTCTTCAGCCCTAAACCTGACTTACAACATCTGATGCATTGTGCCGAACTGGCCGCTATACATCAGGATATAGTGGCTATGCCTATGGGCTACAATACGTTGATTGGCGATATGGGGTCTGCTTTGTCTGGCGGGCAAAAACAACGTCTATTGATAGCCAGGGCCCTGTACCACAAACCCAGAGTATTACTGCTGGATGAAGCCACCAGTCATCTGGATCTGGTGCTGGAAGCCAGAGTCAATCAGGCAATCCGGCAATTGCAGGTGGCGCGTATTATTGTCGCACACAGGCCTGATACTATTTTAAGTGCTGACCGGATTTTATTATTGCAGCAAGGTCAACTGACTGATATCACAGGCGAGTTTCATCAATTGCATAGATCGTCCACATCACTACATCATGTCCAGACACCTTAA
- a CDS encoding VOC family protein: MEKVTGIGGVFIRAKDPQALALWYQQHLGIPLEPDAPYGSFIAKTGDETVWSTFAADTTYFGTQSQQNMVNYRVTDLDAMLKQLKAANVWVDDQVEDGDYGKFGWAKDPEGNRFELWQPKA; this comes from the coding sequence ATGGAAAAAGTAACAGGTATAGGTGGTGTCTTTATTCGTGCTAAAGACCCTCAAGCTCTGGCATTGTGGTATCAGCAGCATTTAGGTATTCCACTTGAGCCTGATGCGCCTTATGGCAGCTTTATAGCCAAAACCGGGGATGAAACTGTCTGGTCCACTTTTGCCGCCGACACAACTTATTTTGGTACTCAGAGCCAACAAAACATGGTGAATTACAGAGTGACAGACTTAGATGCCATGTTAAAGCAACTGAAAGCAGCCAATGTCTGGGTCGATGATCAGGTTGAAGATGGCGACTACGGTAAATTTGGCTGGGCCAAGGACCCTGAAGGTAACAGATTTGAGCTCTGGCAACCCAAAGCTTAA
- the mtnK gene encoding S-methyl-5-thioribose kinase codes for MPYQRLSPKDAALFADKHSDLFGDHSQLSAEQLDTNGLNQVFRVKNNRGTSLIVKQALPEHSGLTQYWPVSLHRAQIEADVLKHQAKICPEYLVEVLFYDQEIAALLLEDLSDCSVLRNAFSAGQQPQNIGIHLGRYLAKTSFYSSDFVLTGPVKKARQLQFNNPELCLVTEDLVFTDPYCNHERNSLSFAQQPQVRDLWFNEELQAEVAQLKADFLAKPQALLHGDLHCGNILVSHEEYKVIGAEFGCYGPIAFDAGTFIASLILNLTTQNPAKNASVRPYLSNQIDLFWREFSTLFSTLMQKETRDQSFQNSLYQQRFLQQLWQDTLGYAGCELIRRTVGWAPAEELQKLTDAGFKLQAQSHLLTLGQDLIMQRQQITPAHLLAKLAQ; via the coding sequence ATGCCTTACCAACGCTTAAGCCCAAAAGACGCCGCATTATTTGCCGACAAGCACAGCGATTTGTTTGGTGACCATAGCCAGTTAAGCGCCGAACAACTGGATACCAATGGCCTGAATCAGGTGTTCAGAGTAAAAAATAACAGAGGCACCAGCCTTATCGTCAAACAAGCTTTGCCTGAGCATTCTGGCTTGACCCAGTACTGGCCTGTTAGTCTACACAGAGCACAAATTGAAGCTGATGTATTAAAACATCAGGCAAAAATCTGCCCTGAGTATCTGGTGGAAGTGTTGTTCTATGACCAGGAAATCGCTGCTTTGTTACTCGAAGATTTATCTGATTGCTCTGTGCTGAGAAACGCATTTTCTGCTGGACAACAACCACAGAATATCGGCATTCATCTGGGCCGCTATCTGGCGAAAACCAGCTTTTACAGTAGCGATTTTGTCTTAACTGGCCCGGTTAAAAAAGCCAGGCAGCTGCAATTTAACAACCCTGAACTTTGCCTTGTGACTGAGGATTTGGTTTTTACCGACCCCTACTGCAATCATGAACGTAATAGCCTGAGTTTTGCACAGCAGCCACAGGTCCGGGATTTGTGGTTCAATGAAGAACTTCAGGCTGAAGTGGCTCAACTGAAAGCGGACTTTTTGGCGAAACCTCAGGCTTTGCTGCATGGTGATCTGCACTGCGGTAATATCTTAGTAAGCCATGAAGAATATAAAGTGATAGGTGCTGAATTTGGCTGTTATGGCCCTATAGCTTTTGATGCCGGTACTTTTATCGCCAGCCTTATTCTAAACTTAACGACTCAGAACCCGGCCAAAAATGCATCTGTGCGCCCATATTTATCCAACCAAATCGACTTATTCTGGCGCGAGTTTTCTACTCTGTTCAGTACCCTGATGCAAAAGGAAACCAGAGATCAGAGTTTTCAGAATTCGCTTTATCAGCAGAGGTTTTTACAACAGTTATGGCAGGACACTTTAGGTTATGCCGGCTGTGAGCTGATCCGTCGTACTGTTGGTTGGGCACCAGCAGAGGAGCTACAAAAACTGACTGATGCAGGCTTTAAGCTTCAGGCCCAGAGCCACTTACTGACGTTGGGGCAAGATTTAATTATGCAACGTCAACAGATAACACCTGCACACTTATTGGCGAAACTTGCACAATAA
- a CDS encoding copper resistance protein NlpE N-terminal domain-containing protein: MSKPLILSLTAWLVLAACGPAPTEPSASIKTAAPTETEMKAIANSHNSANSLDWAGEYKGVVPCADCEGIETSLTLNMDNSYQLSTTYLGKDASPFKQQGRFEWDAKGSVIRLLDQQDGPVLYKVVENQLIQLDMEGQLITGDLAENYKLKKQDSVAEHKLTGVRWKLTELMGQAVPATEPDMTPYLQFGEDGRVSGFAGCNQFTGAYEAEGLRLSFKPMATTQKACLNGSVEDQFIATIQGIDNYSLNESGLAFYKARTAALLRFTAVQP, from the coding sequence ATGTCTAAACCACTGATCCTGAGCCTGACAGCATGGCTGGTATTAGCCGCCTGCGGACCTGCGCCAACAGAGCCTTCTGCTTCGATAAAGACGGCTGCACCAACTGAAACGGAAATGAAAGCTATTGCCAACAGTCACAATAGCGCCAATTCTCTGGATTGGGCTGGTGAGTATAAAGGAGTAGTGCCTTGCGCCGACTGCGAAGGTATTGAAACCTCGTTAACTCTGAATATGGACAATAGCTATCAGTTAAGTACCACTTATCTGGGCAAAGACGCCTCCCCTTTTAAGCAACAAGGTCGCTTCGAGTGGGATGCAAAGGGTTCAGTGATTCGCTTACTGGATCAGCAAGACGGGCCAGTATTGTACAAAGTCGTCGAGAATCAGTTGATTCAACTGGATATGGAAGGCCAGCTAATCACCGGGGATCTGGCAGAAAACTACAAGCTGAAGAAACAAGACTCTGTCGCAGAGCATAAACTAACGGGGGTGCGCTGGAAGCTTACTGAATTAATGGGGCAAGCTGTTCCGGCCACAGAGCCTGATATGACACCTTATCTTCAGTTTGGCGAGGACGGCAGAGTCAGCGGTTTTGCAGGCTGTAACCAGTTTACCGGTGCTTACGAGGCTGAAGGTTTACGCTTAAGCTTTAAACCTATGGCCACCACACAAAAAGCCTGTTTGAATGGTTCAGTGGAAGATCAGTTTATCGCTACTATTCAGGGAATAGACAACTACAGCCTGAATGAGTCAGGTTTGGCTTTTTATAAAGCCCGTACTGCCGCTTTGCTACGTTTTACTGCAGTACAACCTTAA
- a CDS encoding efflux RND transporter permease subunit gives MNLTRSSIKNPAAVVVVSLIMVLFGLLAVAKLPVQLLPSIEQPQIFIQNGWRAAAPEEMESTIIEPQEAALRTVPGVTESSSFIGAGFGFITLTFDVGQDMQQAMLNVINALNQAPPRPREAAEPVVSLNSGGGAVASLLIRKLDENADADFTALQPVIDDVVYPRLKAIAGVSQVDLASRRAKELHIVFDPYRLAALGLSVDQLSSRIGRASNVSGGFAEVGRREYTVRFVGQYDPAQYEQMVVAYQNDRPVYLHEVAEVKIDYAEQAGFTKRNGYPAFYISLQRAAGSNTVEILDALNKEIADLNQNELQNKGIEIVLSFDASVHIKRAIELVNGNLVLGIALALGILYLFLRGWQATLLIGLTIPVSLMMSIMVLDLFGRSLNVVSLAGLAFAVGMVLDAAIIVQENIVRLLQQGLALEQAVKKGTAQVSSALWASTATTVAIFVPVLFMQGVEGQLFYDLALTLAVAVTASLLVALTVLPVASLYWLKPQTGKESVLLFWQKLASNLSRFTRNRKLAWAWVALFVPGSAFLIALLLPKADFLPQASIDTVFSGFSLPPGSNMQVLEQEIGDLLVARLRPYYQEKKYPAIKGYNLSVNRGFNVLFVYAEDPDSIEDMIKLLREEILVGLPDTNAFSVQGSLFNFGFGSGRELNLDFQGPDVPQLMQQAAAAMPKIEKLLPGATVRPVPDLALAQPELRLTPDENRIAQSGVDRFTVANMVRAVTDGIYIGEYFDGNERMDIILKGQGWQTPEQLTATPLYTPGSGGQTLGQLSELNYTTGPTSLQRVNGLRTISLQVTPPATMALDEAMQILQRELMTPLRDEMPEQISVQFRGNADRLSHAMTEMGKNFAVAVFILFLLMAALFRSAKDSLLVVLTMPMAILGGVVALRLLNLVTFQSLDLLTMIGFVILLGLVVNNAILLVDQCRQSQLEGETLDQALYQAILTRSRPIFMSTLTSIFGMLPLVLMPGVGSEIYRGLAAVIVGGMTFSMLFSLVLMPALLRLTSTARENERATLPLEISDATS, from the coding sequence ATGAACTTAACCCGAAGCAGTATAAAAAATCCGGCCGCTGTGGTGGTGGTCAGCCTGATTATGGTGTTATTTGGTCTGCTTGCTGTGGCTAAGTTGCCTGTTCAGCTTTTGCCTTCGATCGAACAACCCCAAATTTTTATTCAGAATGGCTGGCGGGCCGCTGCGCCTGAAGAAATGGAATCAACCATTATTGAACCACAGGAAGCTGCGCTTCGCACTGTACCTGGCGTGACAGAAAGCAGCAGCTTTATTGGCGCTGGTTTTGGTTTTATTACTCTGACTTTTGATGTGGGTCAGGATATGCAGCAAGCCATGCTGAACGTGATCAATGCGTTAAATCAGGCACCCCCTCGCCCTCGTGAAGCGGCTGAACCAGTGGTTTCACTGAACAGTGGGGGCGGTGCTGTCGCGAGTTTGTTAATCCGTAAGCTGGACGAGAATGCTGACGCTGACTTTACCGCCCTGCAGCCTGTGATTGATGATGTGGTGTACCCCAGATTAAAAGCCATAGCAGGCGTGTCCCAGGTTGATTTAGCCAGCCGTCGTGCTAAAGAGCTGCATATAGTTTTTGACCCCTATCGTCTGGCCGCTCTGGGTTTGTCTGTTGATCAATTAAGCTCACGTATTGGCAGGGCCAGCAATGTGTCTGGTGGCTTTGCCGAAGTTGGACGGCGGGAATACACAGTGCGTTTTGTTGGGCAGTACGACCCTGCACAATACGAGCAAATGGTAGTGGCTTATCAAAACGACAGGCCTGTGTATTTGCATGAAGTGGCAGAAGTAAAAATTGATTATGCTGAACAGGCCGGTTTTACCAAACGTAATGGCTATCCGGCGTTTTACATCTCATTGCAGCGTGCCGCTGGTTCGAACACTGTTGAAATTCTTGATGCTCTGAACAAAGAAATCGCCGATTTAAATCAAAACGAACTGCAAAATAAAGGCATTGAAATAGTGCTGAGTTTTGATGCTTCTGTGCATATTAAAAGAGCCATAGAGCTGGTGAATGGCAATCTGGTTTTGGGCATAGCTCTGGCGCTTGGCATTTTGTATCTGTTTTTACGCGGTTGGCAGGCCACTCTACTGATTGGTTTAACCATTCCGGTTTCGTTAATGATGTCCATTATGGTACTGGACTTATTTGGCCGTTCACTGAATGTAGTGTCTTTGGCTGGCCTGGCTTTTGCGGTAGGTATGGTGTTGGACGCAGCCATTATAGTGCAGGAAAACATAGTGCGCTTATTGCAGCAGGGTTTAGCGCTGGAACAGGCCGTGAAAAAAGGCACTGCTCAGGTCAGCAGCGCGCTCTGGGCTTCTACAGCTACTACTGTGGCCATCTTTGTGCCAGTGTTATTTATGCAAGGGGTTGAAGGCCAGCTGTTTTATGATTTGGCGCTGACTTTAGCTGTGGCTGTGACCGCTTCTTTACTGGTGGCTTTAACTGTCTTACCCGTTGCTTCTTTGTATTGGTTAAAACCTCAAACCGGGAAAGAGTCAGTGTTGTTGTTCTGGCAAAAGCTGGCCAGTAACCTGAGCCGTTTCACCAGAAACCGCAAGCTGGCATGGGCATGGGTAGCTTTGTTTGTGCCTGGCTCTGCTTTCTTGATCGCTTTGTTATTACCCAAAGCTGATTTTTTGCCTCAGGCTTCTATTGATACGGTTTTTTCCGGTTTCTCTCTGCCGCCTGGATCCAATATGCAGGTGCTGGAGCAAGAGATAGGCGATCTGCTGGTGGCCCGGTTACGGCCTTATTATCAGGAGAAAAAATATCCTGCTATTAAGGGTTATAACCTGTCGGTTAACAGGGGCTTTAACGTGCTTTTTGTCTACGCCGAAGACCCGGACAGTATAGAGGATATGATTAAGTTACTGCGGGAAGAAATTCTGGTGGGATTGCCGGATACCAATGCCTTTAGCGTACAAGGCTCATTATTTAACTTTGGCTTTGGCAGTGGCCGCGAATTAAATTTAGATTTCCAGGGGCCTGACGTACCGCAGCTTATGCAGCAGGCGGCAGCTGCTATGCCAAAAATCGAAAAATTATTACCCGGCGCTACAGTGCGGCCCGTGCCTGATCTGGCATTGGCTCAGCCTGAGCTGCGTTTAACGCCGGATGAAAACCGTATTGCACAAAGTGGAGTAGACCGTTTTACTGTCGCGAATATGGTGCGCGCTGTAACAGACGGTATTTATATTGGTGAATACTTTGATGGTAACGAGCGGATGGACATTATTCTCAAAGGCCAAGGCTGGCAAACTCCGGAGCAATTAACGGCCACCCCTTTGTATACACCAGGTTCTGGTGGTCAAACCCTGGGTCAATTGAGTGAACTGAATTACACCACAGGCCCTACCTCCTTACAAAGGGTCAATGGTCTGCGAACCATTAGCCTGCAAGTCACACCTCCCGCCACCATGGCGCTGGATGAAGCCATGCAAATTTTGCAACGTGAGCTGATGACCCCTTTACGTGATGAAATGCCGGAGCAAATTTCAGTGCAGTTTCGTGGTAATGCGGACCGTTTGTCTCATGCCATGACAGAAATGGGGAAAAACTTTGCTGTAGCTGTGTTTATTCTGTTTCTGCTGATGGCCGCTTTATTTCGTTCCGCCAAAGATAGTTTGCTGGTCGTTCTGACCATGCCTATGGCCATTTTGGGTGGTGTGGTGGCACTGCGATTACTCAATCTGGTGACCTTTCAGTCACTGGATTTACTGACCATGATAGGTTTTGTCATTTTGCTTGGGCTGGTGGTTAACAACGCCATTTTATTAGTGGATCAGTGTCGGCAAAGCCAACTTGAGGGCGAAACTCTGGATCAAGCTTTGTACCAGGCCATTCTGACTCGCTCCAGACCGATTTTTATGAGTACTTTAACCAGCATTTTTGGCATGTTGCCACTGGTGCTGATGCCTGGTGTCGGTTCCGAAATATACCGGGGTTTAGCTGCTGTGATTGTCGGCGGTATGACCTTTAGCATGCTGTTTAGTCTGGTGCTAATGCCAGCTTTATTGCGTTTGACTTCTACAGCCCGCGAAAACGAACGGGCTACTCTTCCTTTGGAGATCTCTGATGCAACTTCATAA